The proteins below come from a single Eucalyptus grandis isolate ANBG69807.140 chromosome 3, ASM1654582v1, whole genome shotgun sequence genomic window:
- the LOC104439189 gene encoding disease resistance protein RPV1-like, whose translation MKRKEPTHLEDPIHEASASSASPQVGDYEGGTKRPKGNEYEVFLSFRGKDTRKGFTDYLYTSLIDAGIHVFRDDNELRVGEELGSKLLYSITKSKISIPIISEDYAASKWCLRELVQMLKCKRSIGQIVLPIFYKVGPSQVRHLIGRLRDSINAHRENLDDMVLKEWEEALKEVSSLKGWESEKIDNGHEGALVEIVVKKVMYELNGTSKLIVPKELVGIDDRVEEIMSLIDAQFNDTRIIGIYGMGGIGKTTLAKVLYNNLSIHFEHLSFMASIRETSRRKGIEWLQKKLIYDILRIKYDVSNVDEGIGIIKSRFKSKQVLILLDDMDDNTHLNALAGDNSWFRAGSIVIVTTRNKSILNKARVGYMYQLNELSLDQSLILFSRHAFQNDSPQSHYEFISHDIVSTTGGLPLALEVIGSFLREKTEKVWKDTLKKLKKVLDKKVRETLRISYEALDYEERQIFLDIACFFIGSYEQSPTYMWGACSFFPGNGIEVLSLMSLVKIDKDGKLMMHDQLRKFGREIVRLENPKEPQEHSRLWIYKEAVDVLDNTKGTRKIEALRLGKYGREKRYTAEQFKELTNLRFLQVDGANFTGNFQNLLPQLRWLQWQGCPRDFAAVNFHPKKLVVLDLSWSGISEDWGGWGPLKMATKLKVLNLSHCHYLRRTPDLSTFKSLEILVLEECWKLEEIHPSIGDIKTLASLNVRRCWRLEELPPELRRMKELRELLINDTAIREIPIGGLMKLETLDASFCRRRLVQLPKFMDFLVSLTQLDLSNSWIEELPESIGSLLSLTQLHLHMTRIKELPESIGFLKKLEILDASDAKLAHIPSSIGHLTSLTKLDLKWTAIAVLPESIGNLQNLRILDVSATCITELPCAIGMLAELQELSASHCKNLEGLPSNIGKLVSLNKLELDRSGISGLPESISMLLLSKTSAFNFVKSLENYQNCPLA comes from the exons atgaaaagaaaagaacccacTCATTTAGAAGATCCGATACATGAGGCGTCTGCCTCATCTGCCTCTCCACAAGTAGGGGATTATGAAGGTGGAACCAAAAGGCCGAAAGGAAATGAGTATGAAGTGTTTTTGAGCTTTAGAGGGAAAGACACTCGTAAAGGCTTCACAGACTATCTCTACACTAGCCTTATTGATGCAGGAATTCACGTGTTCAGAGACGATAATGAACTCCGTGTTGGTGAGGAGCTTGGTTCAAAGCTTCTTTACAGTATTACCAAGTCTAAGATCTCAATCCCAATTATCTCAGAGGACTACGCTGCtagcaaatggtgccttcgtGAGTTGGTCCAGATGTTGAAGTGCAAGAGAAGCATAGGGCAGATAgtgttgcccatattttacaaagtggGACCGTCGCAGGTGCGACATCTTATAGGGAGATTGCGAGATTCTATCAATGCACATAGAGAGAATTTGGATGATATGGTCTTGAAAGAATGGGAAGAAGCGCTTAAAGAAGTCAGCTCATTGAAAGGATGGGAATCGGAGAAAATTGATAACGG GCATGAAGGAGCGTTGGTTGAAATCGTCGTCAAAAAAGTTATGTACGAGTTAAATGGAACTTCTAAGCTAATTGTTCCCAAAGAATTGGTTGGAATTGATGATCGTGTGGAAGAGATCATGAGCTTGATAGATGCTCAATTCAATGATACAAGGATTATcggaatttatggaatgggaggtattggtaagacaactcttgcaaAGGTCCTGTACAACAATCTCTCTATTCACTTCGAGCATCTTAGCTTCATGGCAAGTATTCGAGAAACATCTCGACGCAAGGGCATTGAATGGCTACAGAAAAAGCTTATTTATGATATACTGAGAATTAAATATGATGTGTCTAATGTTGACGAGGGAATTGGTATCATCAAATCTCGATTCAAAAGTAAGCAAGTCCTCATTCTTctagatgatatggatgataaTACTCACTTGAATGCTTTGGCCGGAGATAATAGTTGGTTTAGAGCTGGAAGTATAGTCATCGTTACAACTAGAAACAAGAGTATTCTCAACAAGGCTAGGGTAGGCTACATGTACCAACTCAACGAGTTGTCTTTGGATCAATCATTGATATTATTTAGCAGACATGCCTTTCAAAATGATTCTCCTCAAAGTCATTATGAGTTTATCTCCCATGACATTGTATCAACTACTGGGGGGCTTCCATTAGCTCTTGAAGTTATAGGCTCATTCTTACgtgaaaagacagaaaaagtaTGGAAAGAtacattaaagaaattaaagaaagtgcTTGATAAGAAAGTTCGAGAGACATTGAGGATAAGTTACGAAGCATTAGATTATGAGGAAcgacaaatatttttggatattgcatgttttttcattggatCATATGAACAAAGTCCAACTTATATGTGGGGTGCTTGTAGTTTTTTCCCAGGAAATGGGATTGAAGTACTGAGTCTCATGTCCCTAGTAAAAATTGACAAAGACGGCAAGCTaatgatgcatgatcaattgagaaaatttggaagggaaattgttcgtcTCGAAAATCCGAAGGAGCCTCAAGAGCATAGCAGATTATGGATTTACAAGGAAGCCGTAGATGTGCTTGACAATACCAAG GGTACTAGAAAGATTGAGGCCCTCCGTCTTGGCAAATATGGTAGGGAAAAAAGATACACAGCTGAACAATTTAAAGAACTAACTAACTTGAGGTTCCTTCAAGTGGATGGTGCAAATTTCACGGGAAATTTCCAAAACTTACTTCCTCAATTAAGATGGCTTCAGTGGCAGGGCTGTCCACGGGATTTTGCAGCGGTCAACTTTCATCCAAAGAAATTAGTTGTGCTTGATCTATCGTGGAGCGGAATTTCAGAGGACTGGGGAGGATGGGGTCCACTCAAG ATGGCAACCAAGCTCAAAGTTCTCAACCTTTCACATTGTCATTATTTAAGAAGAACTCCCGACTTGTCTACTTTCAAAAGTTTGGAGATTCTAGTCCTTGAAGAATGTTGGAAACTAGAAGAGATTCATCCTTCTATTGGGGACATCAAGACCCTCGCCTCCTTGAATGTAAGAAGATGTTGGAGATTGGAGGAGCTACCGCCAGAATtaagaagaatgaaagaattGAGGGAGCTTCTCATAAATGACACTGCTATACGAGAGATTCCGATAGGTGGTTTGATGAAGCTAGAGACTCTTGATGCCTCGTTTTGTCGTAGAAGACTTGTTCAACTTCCAAAATTCATGGACTTCCTTGTGTCTTTAACTCAGTTGGACCTATCTAATTCATGGATTGAAGAATTACCAGAATCCATAGGCTCCCTCTTATCACTAACTCAGCTGCACCTACATATGACACGGATCAAAGAATTACCCGAATCCATTGGTTTTCTTAAGAAGCTTGAGATTCTTGATGCCTCTGATGCAAAGTTAGCTCACATACCCAGCTCCATTGGTCATCTAACATCATTGACTAAGTTGGACTTAAAATGGACAGCAATTGCAGTGTTACCTGAAAGCATTGGGAATCTacaaaatttaagaatcttGGATGTTAGTGCAACTTGCATAACAGAATTACCTTGTGCCATTGGAATGTTGGCAGAACTCCAAGAATTGAGTGCTTCACATTGCAAAAACCTAGAAGGACTACCCAGTAACATAGGCAAACTGGTTTCGCTAAACAAGCTTGAGTTAGATAGGTCAGGCATTTCGGGCTTGCCAGAAAGCATTTCTATGCTCCTTCTCTCCAAAACCTCAGCGTTCAATTTTGTGAAAAGCTTGGAGAACTACCAAAATTGCCCTCTGGCTTAA
- the LOC120291713 gene encoding probable clathrin assembly protein At4g32285, producing the protein MRPERVSVRLNHQLRILNRVLACRPAGAAKTSRLVLVALYLVLKESFGLYGEISEALEVLQERFAQMEYGECLKAFDTYVSSAKLIDELVGLHNWCRDARIARMSEFPEVQRLTDDVLRTLQGQMKEMNRNWPSKNSPEQIEGTNLDQPVEERSKPNMNEIRALPALENHTGPAPLIEPQPEPQPQHAAELIDLRDFGVSADEQGDKLAVALFSGAPNATANGSWEPFAWTGQSEANLAWDTPAADDTKADWELLLVETASNLAKQKADMAGGFDPLPLSSMYDRGAVRQHMSADQLIGGSASSSVASQVGPGKAESRVLALPAPDRTVRPAGLQDPFSASLLPPPPPGYHGPVPGNMAMPYGMPHGRGFYHTA; encoded by the coding sequence ATGAGACCCGAGAGAGTTTCGGTCAGGTTGAATCACCAACTGAGAATTCTCAACCGGGTTTTGGCTTGCAGGCCAGCCGGAGCAGCCAAAACTAGTCGATTGGTGCTCGTTGCGCTCTACCTGGTATTGAAGGAGAGCTTTGGGCTGTACGGCGAGATCAGTGAGGCCTTGGAGGTGTTGCAAGAGCGATTTGCCCAGATGGAATATGGAGAATGCCTCAAGGCTTTCGATACTTATGTCAGCTCGGCGAAGCTGATCGATGAGCTCGTGGGGCTCCACAATTGGTGCAGGGACGCAAGGATCGCCCGAATGTCCGAGTTTCCTGAAGTGCAGAGACTTACTGATGATGTCCTGAGAACTCTTCAAGGGCAGATGAAGGAGATGAACCGGAATTGGCCGAGCAAGAATAGCCCCGAGCAAATCGAGGGAACGAATCTCGATCAGCCAGTTGAGGAGCGGTCCAAACCCAATATGAACGAGATAAGAGCGCTTCCTGCTCTGGAGAATCACACGGGCCCGGCGCCTCTGATCGAGCCACAACCCGAGCCACAACCTCAGCACGCCGCAGAACTGATTGATCTAAGAGACTTTGGCGTTTCAGCCGACGAACAGGGCGACAAGTTGGCTGTGGCCTTGTTCTCGGGCGCACCAAATGCAACCGCTAACGGGTCATGGGAACCATTCGCATGGACCGGACAGTCCGAGGCTAATTTGGCATGGGACACGCCGGCAGCGGACGATACCAAAGCTGATTGGGAACTCCTCCTAGTCGAAACGGCTAGCAACCTAGCGAAGCAAAAAGCCGACATGGCGGGCGGATTCGATCCCTTGCCCTTGAGCAGTATGTACGACCGAGGGGCCGTGAGGCAGCACATGAGTGCCGACCAATTAATTGGAGGCAGCGCAAGCAGCAGCGTGGCCTCGCAGGTAGGCCCAGGCAAGGCCGAGAGCCGGGTCCTGGCCTTGCCGGCTCCTGACAGGACGGTCCGACCGGCCGGCCTGCAGGACCCTTTCTCGGCGTCGCtcctcccgccgccgcctcctggTTATCATGGTCCTGTTCCTGGGAATATGGCGATGCCTTACGGGATGCCACATGGAAGAGGATTCTATCACACGGCCTAA
- the LOC104439220 gene encoding putative clathrin assembly protein At2g25430: MVPSAIRKAIGAIKDQTSIGIAKVSNNLAVELEILVVKATSHDEDPADERHIREILAFTVHSKAYLDTCITLISRRLSKTRDWMVALKALLLVHRIVVDGHPSFEDEIVLASHHGMRLLNMSHFRDEAHSNSGDHSGFVKFYAMYLEEKVEFSVFEKRQDGGGFVLRDMNLIVTGGQVLQRKRSNRSKK; encoded by the coding sequence ATGGTGCCGAGTGCCATCCGAAAGGCGATTGGGGCCATCAAGGACCAGACAAGCATCGGCATAGCCAAGGTCTCGAACAACTTGGCAGTGGAGCTCGAGATCCTGGTGGTGAAGGCCACCAGCCACGACGAGGACCCTGCCGACGAGAGGCACATCAGGGAGATCCTTGCCTTCACCGTGCACTCGAAAGCATACCTCGACACCTGTATCACCTTGATCTCAAGGCGGCTGAGCAAGACGCGTGATTGGATGGTGGCCCTCAAGGCCCTCCTGCTCGTGCACCGGATAGTGGTCGATGGCCATCCCAGTTTCGAAGACGAGATCGTCCTTGCTTCTCACCACGGGATGCGGCTGCTCAACATGTCACACTTCCGGGATGAGGCACACTCGAATTCGGGGGACCATTCGGGTTTCGTGAAGTTCTACGCTATGTATCTCGAGGAGAAGGTTGAGTTTTCGGTATTTGAGAAGAGACAGGACGGTGGCGGTTTTGTGCTGAGAGACATGAATTTGATCGTGACGGGAGGTCAAGTGctgcaaagaaagagatcaaatCGATCAAAGAAATGA